AGGCAGCCTTAAGCTGAAGGAAATTGTCCTCTTTCATCATAGTGCGCGAGCCTTTAAGGAATGATGCTGTCATATGGAGAGGTGTTTCATCAACTGTCttctaatcaaaataaaagTGCAAGATCTAAAGCTGTTCAATTTACCTGAGAATTTAAACTATTCGAGCACCTTGTCACATGGGTGCACAAGGGCAGAGCCAACTTCCTGTACTGATCAGGGTCAATATTCTCCACAAGCTCCTCCAGTTCTCCAATGAGCAAGACCTCCTTCTGAGAGTTAGTGACAGGCCAATACCTCAGAATCCCCCTCACAACAATTCCTCCAAGCACGGGCTCTTTCTGCACAAACTGAGACACGCAATAGCTCAGTTGCTTGTGGTACATCAGCATGCCCTTTGGCTTGTGCATGGGAATGAGCACTCTGATCAGGAACAGCTTGTGCTCTTCTTTGAGAGGGACTGTGAACCCATTTATGATGCTCCCGTAAATCTCGAGCAGCTCACCGATGCTGCAGTGCCTCTCGGTCTCAAAAATATAGTTCAGAAGCACATCGTTCATCGATTTTCTCATGAAAGAACGGTGGAAGGTGAATCTCAGGTATATCATGTGGTACACGTTCTTCAGGCTGTTGCGCTCTCTGGGATCCTCGGACTGAAAGAGTGCAAGAAGGTTCCGAAGGAAGGGGCGGTCGACGTGGTCTCGCAGCATCTTGGGGTCCGTGGTTGCAATGAACTGGAGGAGAATGTCGTACACGACCTGGAGGTGAATCCACGCAGGCGAAGCAGTCGCTATGAAGCCCTCATCGTCGGGCAAGTCTGATATGAATGAGAGGTTGGAAGGTGGAGGGAATGGCCGGAAGAGGTTGGCTGAGATCATTGACATCAGGGGCACCAATACTTCGCCGTCCAATGGCTTCTTCGAGGTCTTCACCAGGTAGAGGAGTTGGTTGAGCTTAAGCCTCTTGTGGTCTTGCTGTGAAGGAGACTCTAAAGGGTCAGTGAAAGTGAAGACAACGGAACAATACGATATCAGTGAGAGCATCTCTTCTTCGACGGAGTGCTGCCTCCAATTGACGCTCCGAGACGGGCTATTGCTGCGCGATGGGCTGTGTCCGTTCTGATCGAACAGAAACTGCAGAGTAGTGGATCTCTTCCGTGGAGAGTTTATTGATGTGATGTATCTATCAacacccatctctctctctctccaatgcCTGTTTCTCTTCAGTGAATGAATCTCTCCTCTTTGGGATTATGGAGTTTGAGAGCATTTTTACTGCAGTTTTGCTTCAAGGGTCTGAAAGGGGCTGCCTTGTTTTGATCTTTCCCATTTAATCTTTCCTCGCTCGTTTGGATGTGAAACAAAAGGACAGAAAGACAGCGATGTTTTTTATAGACTGGGAGAGTTTTCCAATGATTGAGAATGGAATCCTCTGTCCTTGTTCTCGGAAAGAGAGGTGTGACACTGACATGAACAATGCTAATTTATATCCTCCGTTAAAATAAAGCCAGTTGAGGATCTTCTTAGTTGCTGTCCCTTGCCACGTGGAATTCTCTGGGTGTGATAAAGTTGATAATAATGAGGATTTTGGCTGGTAATGAGAAGATGCTAGCAAGAGGACAGATTATCCTCTACATTTGTTTTGGTCCAGCATGCATGTGCCTCACCAACCCCACAAATTTGGACGGTTTATGAGGTGATTTGGGAGATTCGATTGAAGCTCTCTGGGAGCCCATTTGGAGGGGAAACAGAGATCAAGAACTCCATATCTTAGGATTTGAGAGGCCAAAGAAAAGGGATAAAATTGCTTATCTGGAGACAGAGGGAATATATGGGTTTAGCTAAAGTTACCATCTTGCCGTCCATTACATGATGTACCATGTCAGAGCCTTTTATACACACCTTCAATTCAGTAAGTGTCATTCAAATGAAAGGTTTACATACCTAGTGACTATTCAACTTGCGCAATAGGCATAATGTATGATCTGTGCAAGCGACATGAAGTACAAATGAAAGCGCTACATGCCGTTTTCAAAAAGGCCTTTCCAATGCTGatcagaaataaaaagaagggcCTGGGCAAAACAATTGCATTACGGGAGATATATCCATACTCAAGGGACAAGGTTGAACTCATGG
This Eucalyptus grandis isolate ANBG69807.140 chromosome 7, ASM1654582v1, whole genome shotgun sequence DNA region includes the following protein-coding sequences:
- the LOC104453442 gene encoding serine/threonine protein phosphatase 2A 59 kDa regulatory subunit B' eta isoform codes for the protein MGVDRYITSINSPRKRSTTLQFLFDQNGHSPSRSNSPSRSVNWRQHSVEEEMLSLISYCSVVFTFTDPLESPSQQDHKRLKLNQLLYLVKTSKKPLDGEVLVPLMSMISANLFRPFPPPSNLSFISDLPDDEGFIATASPAWIHLQVVYDILLQFIATTDPKMLRDHVDRPFLRNLLALFQSEDPRERNSLKNVYHMIYLRFTFHRSFMRKSMNDVLLNYIFETERHCSIGELLEIYGSIINGFTVPLKEEHKLFLIRVLIPMHKPKGMLMYHKQLSYCVSQFVQKEPVLGGIVVRGILRYWPVTNSQKEVLLIGELEELVENIDPDQYRKLALPLCTHVTRCSNSLNSQVAERALYMWNNEHFVKMVLLALDDVFPVVVEGMEKNLKRHWSSSVRQLTEKVKEMLEEMDPVLYYKCILEMEHRESTARKEEVKRMEKWERIESIVAKNYNL